Proteins encoded in a region of the uncultured Sunxiuqinia sp. genome:
- a CDS encoding FecR domain-containing protein, which yields MKSYFRKYLSDSCSTEDFESFIELATDKKNQNVFEVNMSEDWKDNDRTIETPDLSPTLHRIHYELNKTEVGDSKTRKLFFYVSRIAAVLFVPLLIAYFFQWQSRSSGIEQTIVTPLASQTSFQLSDGTLVWLNAGSSIRFPSEFSSNKRIVKLTGEAYFDVKKANEPFIVETKHVDIEVLGTAFNVLAYDNELPAITLERGKVSLRTESNQKQFLSPGHQATVDTTEFNITLKEVDPNLYSAWKDHQLIFENDPLSIVAEKLERWYNVEIEIADPSLLNSKLTANIEFEPFREVLDLMQLTMPVDYQYDIDLRKLIITRQN from the coding sequence GTGTTCGAAGTGAATATGAGTGAAGATTGGAAAGACAATGATCGGACGATTGAAACTCCAGACTTATCTCCCACATTACATCGAATTCATTACGAATTGAATAAAACAGAAGTTGGAGATTCAAAGACAAGAAAATTATTTTTTTATGTGTCTCGAATTGCGGCTGTTTTGTTTGTCCCATTGTTGATCGCGTACTTTTTTCAGTGGCAGAGTCGGTCTTCAGGTATTGAACAAACCATTGTAACACCGCTCGCATCGCAAACCTCATTTCAGCTGTCTGATGGTACTTTAGTATGGTTAAATGCGGGTTCGTCAATTCGTTTTCCTAGTGAGTTTTCGAGTAATAAGAGAATCGTAAAACTTACAGGTGAAGCTTATTTTGATGTAAAAAAGGCAAATGAACCGTTTATTGTTGAAACTAAGCATGTCGATATCGAGGTGCTTGGAACTGCCTTCAATGTCTTGGCATATGATAATGAATTGCCAGCAATCACGTTAGAGCGAGGAAAAGTGTCCTTAAGGACAGAGTCAAATCAGAAGCAATTTCTTTCGCCCGGACATCAGGCGACTGTTGATACAACGGAATTTAATATTACGCTGAAAGAAGTAGATCCGAATTTATACTCAGCTTGGAAGGATCATCAATTGATATTTGAAAATGATCCGTTAAGCATTGTCGCTGAGAAATTGGAACGATGGTACAATGTTGAGATTGAAATTGCTGATCCATCGTTGCTAAACAGTAAGTTAACTGCCAATATTGAATTTGAACCGTTCCGTGAAGTCCTTGATTTAATGCAGCTTACGATGCCTGTAGACTATCAGTACGATATAGATCTTCGAAAACTTATTATTACGAGACAGAACTAA